The Methylotenera sp. G11 genome includes a window with the following:
- the infA gene encoding translation initiation factor IF-1, with amino-acid sequence MAKEELIEMSGVVMEILPDSRYRVTLDNGHTLIAYTGGKMKKNHIRILAGDKVTLELSPYDVNNGRITFRHIESNGATYIPKRRTK; translated from the coding sequence ATGGCTAAAGAAGAGCTGATTGAAATGAGTGGCGTGGTAATGGAGATATTGCCGGATTCACGCTATCGCGTGACGCTGGATAACGGGCACACGCTCATTGCGTACACCGGCGGTAAAATGAAAAAGAACCATATCCGTATTCTTGCAGGTGATAAAGTCACGCTGGAATTATCTCCTTATGATGTGAATAACGGACGCATTACCTTCCGCCATATTGAATCCAACGGGGCAACTTACATCCCAAAAAGACGTACCAAATAA
- a CDS encoding cold-shock protein has protein sequence MATGLVKWFNDSKGFGFITPDAGGDDLFAHFSAIVDSGYKSLKENERVSFDVTDGPKGKQASNIQKL, from the coding sequence ATGGCAACAGGTTTAGTAAAATGGTTTAATGACTCTAAAGGTTTTGGTTTCATTACTCCTGACGCAGGTGGCGACGATTTATTCGCACATTTCTCAGCTATCGTTGATAGCGGTTACAAAAGCTTGAAAGAAAACGAGCGCGTTTCTTTCGACGTAACAGACGGACCGAAAGGTAAACAAGCTTCTAACATTCAGAAGCTTTAA
- a CDS encoding ShlB/FhaC/HecB family hemolysin secretion/activation protein has translation MSTEEKISTRWLLLVAGIASAGFSAGVQAASPQPDAGQVTRELQQGQRLQAAPKELSSPEPLATETEVPSTALMADDTAIAVTRVHVTGAEKFPARVLQALVADLAVGTHTLSQLEAGAARITAYYRKRGYFLANAYIPEQDINNGILNIAVQEGALDQVKLKNSSRVSDGRILGHLKHLNTGDALQKPAIDRQLLLLRGTVGVDNVNASLQGGNKAGTSDLLVETTPSAPYSGRIQLSNHGNRYTGEYQLGVTLNVNSPLKLGDQLTMWGVGSSGDLLYGRVAYQVPVGGDGLRIGASYSRNRYLLGREFESLDAGGRSETASLFATYPLMLSQTSALFGVLTYENKKLNDRMDAVFTDTDKRVQLVSAGLNGERQDTVYGGGRNSFDAVMYAGHLNMDAASRLIDEGSARSNGDFVKATYMLNRLQRVTDQDTFSMTLSGQWAGSNLNSSEKFSLGGAYGVRAYPQGEASGDEGNLLNLELVHYFTPKFRGVLFYDYGNIRINRNDFLTTDNTRTLSGAGAGVNAALFGLQLNSYLAWPVQGGAPLSDPASSEHAPRLWVQMSGAF, from the coding sequence TTGAGTACAGAAGAAAAAATCAGCACCAGATGGCTGCTGCTCGTGGCAGGAATCGCCAGTGCCGGTTTCAGTGCCGGCGTGCAGGCTGCTTCGCCGCAGCCCGATGCCGGACAGGTGACGCGTGAATTGCAGCAGGGGCAGCGGCTTCAGGCTGCGCCAAAAGAGTTAAGCTCCCCGGAGCCATTGGCTACAGAGACTGAAGTGCCATCCACTGCTCTGATGGCGGACGATACTGCGATTGCAGTCACCAGGGTGCATGTCACCGGTGCCGAGAAGTTTCCTGCCCGTGTGCTGCAGGCGCTCGTGGCCGACCTGGCCGTCGGGACGCACACCTTAAGCCAGCTTGAAGCCGGTGCGGCACGCATTACTGCTTATTATCGCAAACGTGGGTACTTTCTAGCCAATGCCTATATTCCGGAGCAGGATATCAACAACGGGATCCTGAATATTGCCGTGCAGGAAGGGGCGCTTGATCAGGTAAAGCTCAAGAATAGCTCCAGGGTTTCTGATGGAAGGATACTGGGTCACCTGAAGCACTTGAACACCGGGGATGCCTTGCAGAAACCCGCGATTGATCGCCAGCTACTACTGCTGCGGGGCACTGTGGGCGTTGATAATGTGAATGCCAGCTTGCAGGGCGGCAATAAAGCAGGCACCTCTGACCTGCTGGTCGAAACCACGCCGTCAGCGCCTTATAGCGGGCGCATACAGCTCAGTAATCATGGTAACCGTTACACGGGCGAATACCAGCTCGGCGTGACCTTGAATGTTAACAGTCCGTTGAAATTGGGTGATCAGCTTACGATGTGGGGCGTCGGCAGCAGCGGTGACCTGCTGTACGGGCGCGTAGCTTACCAGGTGCCGGTAGGCGGTGATGGATTGCGGATAGGCGCAAGCTATTCGCGCAACCGTTATCTGTTAGGCAGGGAGTTTGAATCGCTTGATGCTGGTGGCCGCAGTGAAACCGCCAGCCTGTTTGCAACTTATCCATTGATGTTGAGCCAGACCAGTGCATTGTTCGGCGTGCTGACTTATGAAAATAAAAAGTTGAATGACCGCATGGACGCAGTATTCACGGATACCGATAAACGGGTGCAACTGGTGAGCGCGGGTTTGAATGGCGAGCGGCAGGATACGGTATACGGCGGCGGGCGAAATTCGTTTGATGCAGTGATGTACGCCGGTCATTTGAATATGGATGCAGCTTCACGCCTGATCGATGAAGGCAGCGCGCGTAGCAATGGTGACTTTGTGAAAGCCACGTATATGCTGAACCGCCTGCAGCGTGTGACTGACCAGGATACGTTTTCCATGACGCTTTCCGGTCAATGGGCCGGCAGCAACCTGAACTCCTCTGAAAAATTCAGCCTGGGTGGCGCGTATGGCGTGCGGGCTTACCCGCAGGGGGAGGCGAGCGGAGATGAAGGTAACCTGCTTAACCTGGAACTGGTACATTACTTTACACCCAAGTTTAGAGGGGTGTTGTTCTATGACTATGGAAATATCCGGATTAACCGGAATGATTTTCTGACGACTGATAATACACGCACCCTGTCCGGGGCCGGGGCGGGGGTTAATGCGGCGTTGTTCGGTTTGCAGCTTAACAGCTATCTGGCGTGGCCTGTGCAGGGCGGGGCGCCTTTGTCTGATCCGGCGTCTTCTGAGCATGCCCCCAGGCTTTGGGTGCAGATGTCAGGCGCGTTTTAA
- a CDS encoding beta strand repeat-containing protein, with protein sequence MLKQRNQYFSHQKGCCRFWLKKAPFVFIAALLSPVHVFAGLEGGVIVGGQGAIVNSNLVVQDSARLAINAAAFGVQAGETFVLKQNFDTDIALIRVLGQDPSSILGNIHAKGQLFISNPNGVLFGSHAQVNVGGLVATTLGLDVADFMAGRYVFSNPGGAGSVVNQGRLTAAQSGYIALLAPEVRNEGVISASLGTVLLAAGDKVTLNLDDGSLFGYTIDQGAINALAENRQLIQADGGQVFMGARAADAITTAAVNNTGIVRARTVKNNAGVIRLSGDAVVSNTGTLDASAANASATGVSAIQGGSGGEVEVSGRFVALGGQVNASGWRNGGQVNVVAGGDLSLSDHVLATGVTGNGGHVSYQAGGEIIESSTSYTDVSGVNGGSISVNAADGILSSGTYHALGTAGIGGHVDMSGYSVRLLSAEIDASGVLQGGLVRIGGAFQGGKYQPAAQAYDQFVTRWQGVPEIDNAQKLFVNDSTRVNVSSAHGVGGTAIFWSDKETTQLGRVNASGAVRGGAVEISSAETLRRAGLAGVTGADTLLLDPKNIIIGDYMSISSWTYNALIGAGYAGGNNVDTAGAVYDYFGTSVALNAAGTLLAVGLPGDDGAGNVAVGSGAVQLFSFTDGNFSGGTLRGTIGRGYTGGNNVDIASLDSNDFFGSSVSLNAVGDRLAVGALGDDGAGNLALDTGAAYLFAFADNRFTAGSLQAVIGKGYAGGNNRDVSGLETLDGFGSAVALNGLGNRLAVGAYGDDGAGNIAADSGAVYLYGFADNHFTGGNLLGMVGKGYTGSNNLDVVNLGDQDRFGIAAAFNSAGDRLAVGAFGDDGAANLATDSGAVYLLGFVDGSFTGGSLLAIAGKGYSGSNNMDVANLESSDGFGRAVALNAAGDRLAVGAFNDDGAGNLAPGSGAVYQFGFMDANFAGGSLQSTIGKGYAGTGDFNLAGLDTGDYFGTSVALNGLGDRLVAGAILDDGSANAALDRGAVYLFSQMTGSLASTIGFADYSGQAVTVSHAELASMLSAGTNVVLQASNDITVSSAVAVNNASGDGGSLMLQAGRNIHFDAGITTDNGNLSAVAGDTAAIPGERDPGIAAITIANGVTLDAGLGSVTLAAIGGNFINNSGSSAPLIASRWAVYSTDPALNTLGGMLPTGKHYNQAYVAGSTPAYAASGNWLFYSIAPVLSVTPGQQTVSYGDHPGPYALTYNGFIDGDNAQTSGISGNAVFSGGGSDPGSYDINYVNGLLSSLGYTFVNNAASQAELLVVVQPNIPDAQKPPNEVSGDKPSEKPLAASCGEGVLITSSSGAVFERFIDAEEDTCGLDFTADESADGNDSKKRKCKPNEEGSTVKDKAQKP encoded by the coding sequence TTGTTAAAACAACGTAATCAGTATTTTAGTCATCAAAAAGGCTGCTGCCGGTTCTGGTTAAAAAAGGCTCCGTTCGTTTTTATTGCGGCATTATTGTCGCCGGTGCATGTTTTTGCCGGCCTGGAAGGCGGCGTGATCGTCGGCGGGCAGGGCGCCATCGTGAACAGTAATCTGGTTGTGCAGGATTCTGCCAGGCTTGCTATCAATGCCGCGGCATTTGGCGTGCAAGCCGGCGAAACCTTTGTGCTTAAGCAAAACTTCGACACTGATATTGCATTGATCCGTGTGTTGGGTCAGGATCCTAGCAGTATATTGGGCAACATCCATGCCAAAGGCCAGCTTTTTATCAGTAACCCTAATGGTGTTTTGTTCGGCAGCCATGCGCAGGTGAATGTTGGTGGCCTGGTGGCGACTACACTAGGCCTTGATGTGGCTGACTTTATGGCGGGTCGCTATGTTTTCAGCAACCCCGGTGGTGCCGGTTCTGTGGTTAACCAGGGCAGGTTGACGGCAGCGCAAAGTGGCTACATTGCACTGCTGGCGCCGGAAGTGCGTAACGAGGGGGTTATCAGTGCCAGCCTTGGCACTGTGCTGCTGGCCGCCGGTGATAAGGTTACGCTGAATCTCGATGATGGTTCATTGTTTGGCTATACCATCGACCAGGGGGCAATCAATGCCCTTGCCGAAAACAGGCAGCTTATCCAGGCCGATGGCGGCCAGGTGTTTATGGGTGCCAGGGCTGCCGATGCCATCACCACGGCGGCGGTTAACAATACTGGTATCGTGCGGGCGCGCACCGTAAAAAACAATGCAGGCGTGATTCGCCTAAGCGGTGATGCGGTTGTGAGCAATACCGGTACGCTGGATGCCAGTGCGGCGAATGCCAGTGCAACTGGTGTTAGCGCAATCCAGGGCGGAAGCGGCGGTGAAGTGGAAGTGAGTGGCCGCTTTGTTGCGCTTGGCGGCCAGGTGAATGCCAGCGGCTGGCGCAATGGCGGCCAGGTGAATGTGGTTGCCGGCGGTGACCTGTCGCTGTCCGACCATGTGCTTGCCACCGGTGTAACGGGCAATGGCGGTCATGTCAGTTATCAGGCTGGTGGCGAGATCATCGAATCCTCCACCAGCTATACTGACGTGAGTGGTGTCAATGGCGGCAGCATCAGTGTCAATGCCGCGGATGGCATTCTCAGCTCCGGCACTTATCATGCACTTGGCACTGCGGGTATCGGCGGGCACGTGGATATGAGCGGTTACAGCGTGCGCCTGCTTTCGGCAGAGATTGATGCTTCCGGAGTTCTGCAAGGGGGGCTGGTTCGCATAGGCGGTGCTTTTCAGGGCGGAAAATATCAGCCGGCAGCACAGGCTTATGATCAGTTTGTTACGCGCTGGCAGGGTGTGCCGGAGATCGATAACGCGCAGAAGCTGTTTGTGAACGATAGCACACGGGTGAATGTGTCGTCTGCACATGGTGTGGGTGGTACAGCCATTTTCTGGTCGGATAAAGAAACAACACAGCTGGGCCGTGTCAATGCCAGCGGAGCAGTGCGTGGCGGCGCTGTGGAGATTTCTTCAGCCGAGACACTGCGCCGGGCTGGTTTAGCCGGTGTGACAGGTGCCGATACGCTTTTGCTAGACCCCAAAAACATCATCATCGGTGACTACATGAGCATCAGCAGCTGGACTTACAATGCTTTGATCGGGGCAGGTTACGCAGGGGGCAACAATGTAGATACAGCCGGGGCTGTGTATGACTATTTTGGAACATCCGTAGCCCTGAATGCCGCAGGCACCCTGCTTGCTGTCGGGTTGCCTGGTGATGACGGCGCCGGTAACGTCGCCGTGGGCAGCGGTGCCGTGCAGCTATTCAGTTTTACCGATGGCAACTTCAGCGGCGGTACATTGCGGGGCACTATCGGCAGAGGTTATACAGGCGGCAATAATGTGGATATCGCCAGCCTGGATAGCAATGACTTCTTTGGATCTTCCGTTTCCCTGAATGCCGTGGGTGATCGTCTTGCCGTGGGGGCTTTGGGCGATGATGGCGCCGGTAACCTTGCGCTTGATACGGGCGCTGCCTATCTTTTCGCTTTTGCCGATAACAGGTTCACCGCTGGCAGCTTGCAGGCGGTTATAGGCAAGGGTTATGCCGGCGGTAATAATCGGGACGTCTCTGGCCTGGAAACGCTGGATGGTTTCGGCAGCGCGGTTGCGCTCAATGGCTTGGGTAACCGCCTGGCTGTAGGCGCTTACGGCGACGATGGTGCCGGCAATATCGCTGCCGACAGCGGTGCGGTGTACTTGTATGGTTTTGCCGATAATCATTTTACCGGTGGCAATTTGCTGGGGATGGTCGGCAAGGGCTATACCGGCAGTAATAACCTTGATGTCGTTAATCTTGGTGATCAGGATCGCTTCGGGATTGCCGCTGCGTTCAACAGCGCAGGTGACCGCCTTGCCGTAGGTGCTTTTGGCGATGACGGCGCAGCCAACCTTGCGACGGATAGCGGTGCCGTGTACCTGCTTGGGTTTGTCGATGGCAGTTTTACAGGGGGCAGCCTGCTGGCAATTGCGGGTAAAGGTTATAGCGGCAGCAATAACATGGATGTGGCTAACCTGGAAAGCAGTGATGGGTTCGGGCGAGCGGTTGCGCTTAATGCAGCCGGCGACCGGCTTGCTGTAGGCGCTTTTAATGATGATGGTGCCGGTAACCTGGCGCCAGGCAGCGGTGCGGTTTATCAGTTTGGCTTTATGGATGCCAACTTCGCTGGCGGCAGCCTGCAGTCAACAATAGGTAAAGGCTATGCCGGTACTGGTGATTTTAATCTCGCAGGCTTGGACACTGGGGATTATTTTGGCACCTCGGTTGCGCTCAATGGTTTGGGTGACCGCCTTGTTGCCGGAGCGATATTGGATGACGGTTCCGCCAATGCTGCGCTTGACCGGGGCGCGGTTTACCTGTTCAGCCAGATGACGGGTTCGCTCGCGAGCACCATTGGTTTTGCCGATTATTCCGGCCAGGCCGTGACTGTTTCACATGCTGAGTTGGCATCCATGCTGAGTGCCGGTACCAATGTCGTTCTTCAGGCCAGCAATGACATTACTGTTTCCAGTGCGGTTGCGGTAAATAATGCCAGTGGCGATGGCGGCAGCCTGATGTTGCAGGCCGGGCGCAATATTCATTTCGATGCGGGCATCACGACCGATAATGGAAATCTCAGCGCAGTTGCCGGTGACACTGCTGCGATTCCAGGGGAACGTGACCCAGGTATCGCAGCCATCACTATTGCTAATGGCGTCACGCTGGATGCAGGGCTGGGGAGCGTTACCCTGGCGGCTATCGGCGGTAATTTTATCAACAACTCAGGGAGCAGTGCCCCGTTGATAGCTAGCCGCTGGGCGGTATATTCCACTGATCCGGCACTCAACACTTTGGGCGGCATGCTGCCAACCGGCAAGCATTACAACCAGGCTTATGTGGCAGGCAGCACGCCAGCTTATGCTGCAAGCGGTAACTGGCTGTTTTATAGCATAGCTCCCGTACTTTCAGTGACGCCCGGTCAGCAAACGGTCAGTTATGGCGATCATCCAGGCCCATACGCCCTTACATACAATGGCTTTATCGATGGCGATAACGCGCAGACATCCGGAATATCCGGCAATGCCGTGTTTTCCGGCGGAGGATCTGATCCGGGTTCTTACGATATCAATTACGTGAATGGCCTGCTGAGCAGCCTGGGTTATACCTTTGTGAACAATGCCGCTTCGCAGGCGGAACTGCTGGTGGTGGTGCAGCCCAATATCCCGGATGCACAAAAACCGCCGAACGAAGTGTCTGGTGATAAGCCCTCAGAAAAACCTTTGGCAGCCAGCTGCGGGGAAGGCGTGCTGATCACGAGTTCTTCCGGGGCTGTTTTTGAGCGATTCATCGATGCCGAGGAGGATACCTGCGGGCTGGATTTTACAGCGGATGAATCTGCGGATGGCAATGATAGTAAAAAACGTAAGTGCAAACCGAATGAAGAAGGAAGCACAGTTAAAGATAAAGCACAAAAGCCATGA